A genomic window from Populus nigra chromosome 7, ddPopNigr1.1, whole genome shotgun sequence includes:
- the LOC133698415 gene encoding MACPF domain-containing protein NSL1 produces MENNRLDAQSAAEKAVSVIGFGYDLTKDIRLSSCKPGPFGSRLIELDLARNQELFVPGGVIVQNVPNGIKCDKGERTRFLSDVLSFNQMSEKFNQEMCLSGKIPSGLFNSMFDLRGCWQKDAASAKNLAFDGWFITLYNVELERSHITLSEEMKHEVPATWDPVALAEFIEKYGTHIVVGVKMGGKDVIHIKQQQKSNLEPPEVQKLLREYADKRFSGDANPAELSGKPKDEHIMHWDFHGVFAHSSRPPVITSIKNEHITSICIRRGGVDVGQSHNQWLSTISQSPNVISMSFVPITSLLSGIRGSGFLSHAVNLYLRYKPPIEELHQFLEFQLPRQWAPIYGDLPLTLKRRKQATPSLRFTIMGPKLYVNTTQVDSGNRPVTGIRLYLEGKRSDHLAIHLQHLSSLPNMVQLSDDLRQEPIHEPVERGYFEPVNWSIFSHVCTAPVEYNDARIDDPASIVTKAWFEVKVVGMKKVLFLRLGFSMVASARLRRSEWDGPSALSRKSGVFSMLISTRFSAGLNPPEKPVKVDLNSAVFPGGPPLPSRAPKMSNFVDTKEMVRGPEDPPGYWVITGAKLCVDGGRISIKVKYSLLAIMSEESMMFM; encoded by the exons ATGGAAAATAATCGGCTTGATGCTCAATCAGCAGCAGAGAAGGCGGTGTCTGTGATTGGATTTGGATATGATTTGACTAAAGATATTCGATTGTCATCTTGCAAGCCAGGTCCTTTTGGGTCGAGATTGATCGAGCTAGACCTGGCTCGAAACCAAGAGCTTTTTGTTCCTGGTGGGGTTATTGTTCAGAACGTGCCTAATGGTATCAAGTGTGATAAAGGGGAGCGGACTAGGTTTCTCTCTGATGTTCTCTCTTTCAATCAG ATGTCGGAGAAATTCAATCAGGAAATGTGTTTATCAGGTAAAATTCCCTCGGGACTGTTTAATTCCATGTTTGACTTGAGGGGTTGTTGGCAGAAGGATGCGGCTTCTGCAAAAAATCTTGCCTTTGATGGTTGGTTCATAACACTATATAATGTTGAGTTGGAAAGGTCCCATATAACGTTGTCTGAAGAGATGAAGCATGAAGTGCCTGCAACATGGGATCCTGTTGCCCTGGCTGA GTTCATTGAGAAATATGGTACTCATATTGTTGTTGGGGTAAAGATGGGAGGTAAAGATGTGATACACATAAAGCAgcaacaaaaatcaaatcttgagCCCCCTGAAGTGCAGAAATTGTTAAGGGAATATGCTGATAAGAGGTTTTCAGGAGATGCAAACCCTGCTGAATTATCAGGAAAACCAAAG GATGAACACATTATGCATTGGGATTTCCATGGAGTATTTGCCCATTCGAGTAGGCCACCTGTCATTACTTCCATAAAGAATGAG CATATAACGAGCATTTGTATCCGAAGGGGAGGTGTGGATGTTGGCCAAAGCCATAACCAATGGCTTTCAACTATATCACAGTCGCCAAATGTTATTTCAATGTCCTTTGTGCCTATAACATCTCTTTTGAGTGGTATTCGAGGCAGTGGATTTTTAAGCCATGCGGTGAATCTCTACCTTCGAT ACAAACCTCCAATAGAGGAACTCCACCAGTTTTTAGAATTTCAGTTGCCTCGGCAATGGGCTCCAATATATGGTGATCTGCCTCTTACTCTCAAGCGCAGAAAACAAGCAACTCCATCGCTTAGGTTCACCATCATGGGCCCTAAGCTTTATGTCAATACCACACAG GTTGATTCTGGAAATCGGCCAGTAACAGGAATCCGGTTATATTTGGAGGGTAAGAGAAGTGACCATTTGGCCATCCATCTCCAGCACCTTTCCTCTCTTCCCAATATGGTCCAACTCTCAGATGATCTCAGGCAAGAGCCTATTCATGAACCTGTAGAACGAGGCTACTTTGAACCAGTTAATTGGAGCATATTCTCACATGTCTGCACTGCTCCAGTGGAGTACAATGATGCCCGCATTGATGACCCTGCTTCCATTGTCACAAAAGCCTGGTTTGAGGTTAAGGTTGTTGGGATGAAGAAAGTTCTGTTCCTGAGGCTTGGATTCTCAATGGTGGCATCTGCAAGACTCCGCAGGTCAGAATGGGATGGACCTTCAGCCTTGTCACGAAAATCAGGGGTCTTCTCGATGTTGATTAGCACAAGGTTCAGTGCAGGATTGAATCCACCTGAGAAGCCAGTGAAAGTGGACTTAAATTCTGCAGTTTTTCCTGGAGGCCCCCCTTTACCATCTAGAGCACCGAAAATGTCGAACTTCGTGGACACAAAGGAAATGGTGAGGGGTCCAGAGGACCCGCCTGGATATTGGGTGATCACTGGAGCCAAGCTCTGTGTGGACGGTGGTAGAATCTCAATTAAAGTCAAGTATTCATTGTTAGCCATAATGTCGGAGGAGTCGATGATGTTCATGTAA
- the LOC133698230 gene encoding pentatricopeptide repeat-containing protein At5g04780, mitochondrial-like → MIRWRMYLCCFHFQKPRHQQHWYLSLKPFTFQNPYLYFTKFINTSIEFSQNPKPTTTPSNLTTQKTNFYSTPTVISCSKLLSKCTASKSLTPGMEIHARVIKFGLSQDPKIRNYLVNLYSKCQLFGYARKLLDRSTEPDLVSWSALISGYSQNGFCQEAVLAFYEMHLLGIKCNEFAFPSLLKACTVTKDLVLGKQVHGIVVVTGFDSDEFVANSLVILYAKCGGFGDARSLFDAIPDRSVVSWNALFSCYVHSDMHGEAVSLFHDMVLSGIRPNEFSLSSMINVCTGLEDSVQGRKIHGYLIKLGYDSDPFSANALVDMYAKVGILEDASGVFDEIAKPDIVSWNAIIAGCVLHEYHHRALELLREMKRSGMCPNMFTLSSALKACAGMALRELGRQLHSSLIKMDMGSDSFLGVGLIDMYSKCNSMDDARLVFKLMPERDMIAWNAVISGHSQNEEDEEAASLFHLMHTEGIGFNQTTLSTVLKSIAALQANYMCRQIHALSLKSGFEFDNYVVNSLIDTYGKCGHVEDATRVFEESPIVDLVLFTSLVTAYAQDGQGEEALRLYSEMQDRGIKPDSFVCSSLLNACASLSAYEQGKQVHVHILKFGFMSDIFAGNSLVNMYAKCGSIEDASCAFSRIPVRGIVSWSAMIGGLAQHGYGKEALQLFKQMLKDGVPPNHITLVSVLCACNHAGLVAEAKHYFNSMKILFGIEPMQEHYACMIDLLGRAGKLEAAMELVNKMPLQANALVWGALLGAARIHKNIDLGEQAAEMLLALEPEKSGTHVLLANIYASVGMWDKVARVRRLMKDGKVKKEPGMSWLEVKDKVYTFIVGDRSHSRSTEIYAKLDELSDLLKKAGYVPMVEIDLHDVERSEKEQLLYHHSEKLAVAFGLIATPPGAPIRVKKNLRICFDCHTVLKFISKIVSREIIVRDTNRFHHFRDGSCSCGDYW, encoded by the coding sequence ATGATCAGATGGAGAATGTATCTTTGCTGTTTTCACTTCCAGAAACCTCGTCACCAACAGCATTGGTACCTATCTTTGAAACCCTTCACTTTCCAAAACCCATATCTCTATTTCACTAAATTTATCAATACCTCTATTGAGTTTAGCCAGAACCCAAAACCCACTACTACTCCCTCAAACTTGACAACTCAAAAGACCAATTTTTACTCTACACCCACCGTAATATCATGCTCAAAGCTCCTTTCTAAATGCACTGCCTCGAAATCCTTAACTCCAGGCATGGAAATTCATGCCCGTGTAATCAAATTTGGTTTATCTCAGGACCCAAAAATAAGGAACTATTTGGTTAACCTCTACTCAAAATGTCAACTTTTTGGGTATGCAAGGAAACTGCTTGATAGAAGTACTGAACCAGACTTGGTTTCTTGGTCTGCTTTGATTTCTGGATATTCACAGAATGGGTTTTGTCAAGAAGCAGTTTTGGCCTTCTATGAGATGCATTTGTTAGGTATCAAGTGTAATGAGTTTGCTTTTCCAAGTTTACTCAAGGCTTGTACGGTCACTAAGGATTTAGTGTTAGGAAAGCAAGTTCATGGGATTGTGGTGGTTACAGGGTTTGATAGTGATGAGTTTGTTGCAAACAGTTTGGTTATTTTGTATGCCAAATGCGGAGGATTCGGGGATGCGAGGAGTCTATTTGACGCGATTCCTGATCGAAGTGTTGTTTCATGGAACGCTCTGTTTTCTTGTTATGTCCACAGTGACATGCATGGAGAAGCAGTTAGTTTGTTTCATGATATGGTTTTGAGTGGAATAAGGCCTAATGAGTTTAGTTTATCTAGTATGATAAATGTGTGCACAGGTTTGGAGGATAGTGTTCAGGGAAGAAAAATTCATGGGTATTTGATAAAGCTTGGCTATGATTCTGATCCGTTCTCAGCGAATGCTCTTGTTGACATGTATGCAAAAGTGGGGATTCTTGAAGATGCTAGCGGTGTTtttgatgaaattgcaaaaccTGATATTGTTTCTTGGAATGCTATTATTGCTGGTTGTGTTCTTCATGAGTACCATCATCGGGCTTTAGAATTGTTGAGGGAAATGAAAAGGTCTGGGATGTGTCCAAATATGTTTACCTTATCAAGTGCTCTAAAAGCTTGTGCTGGAATGGCCCTAAGAGAATTGGGAAGACAGTTGCACTCTAGCTTGATAAAGATGGATATGGGATCGGATTCTTTTCTGGGTGTTGGACTAATAGATATGTATTCCAAGTGCAACTCAATGGATGATGCAAGGTTGGTTTTTAAGTTAATGCCAGAGAGAGACATGATTGCATGGAATGCTGTCATCTCAGGACATTCACAAaatgaggaagatgaagaagcTGCATCTCTTTTTCATTTGATGCACACGGAGGGAATAGGATTCAACCAGACAACTTTATCAACAGTTCTTAAATCTATAGCTGCCTTGCAGGCTAACTATATGTGCAGGCAAATTCATGCACTTTCCTTGAAATCAGGGTTTGAATTTGACAATTATGTTGTGAATAGCCTTATCGATACATATGGAAAATGTGGCCACGTAGAAGATGCAACAAGAGTATTCGAAGAAAGCCCAATTGTAGATTTGGTGTTATTCACCTCTCTTGTAACAGCTTATGCTCAAGACGGACAGGGGGAAGAGGCTCTAAGGCTCTATTCGGAAATGCAAGATAGGGGAATCAAGCCCGATTCATTTGTTTGTAGTTCTCTACTGAATGCATGTGCAAGTTTATCAGCATATGAACAAGGGAAACAAGTTCATGTTCACATCTTGAAGTTTGGATTCATGTCAGACATTTTTGCTGGAAATTCTCTTGTTAACATGTATGCCAAATGTGGAAGCATAGAAGACGCAAGTTGTGCGTTCTCTAGAATACCTGTGAGAGGGATAGTCTCATGGTCTGCTATGATTGGAGGACTTGCTCAACATGGGTATGGGAAAGAGGCCCTCCAGCTGTTCAAGCAGATGCTTAAAGACGGCGTTCCTCCTAATCATATAACACTAGTTAGCGTTCTTTGTGCATGCAATCATGCAGGTTTGGTTGCCGAAGCCAAACATTATTTCAATtcaatgaaaattttgtttggtATTGAACCAATGCAAGAGCATTATGCTTGCATGATCGATCTCCTTGGCCGAGCAGGGAAATTAGAGGCGGCAATGGAACTTGTAAATAAAATGCCATTGCAAGCGAATGCCTTGGTGTGGGGTGCGCTTCTTGGTGCTGCAAGAATCCATAAGAATATTGATCTTGGAGAACAAGCTGCTGAGATGCTTCTTGCCTTGGAACCTGAGAAGTCAGGCACCCATGTTCTTCTTGCAAACATTTACGCATCAGTTGGCATGTGGGATAAAGTAGCACGGGTAAGAAGACTAATGAAAGACGGCAAGGTGAAGAAGGAGCCTGGAATGAGTTGGCTTGAGGTGAAAGACAAGGTATACACCTTCATAGTAGGAGACAGAAGCCATTCCAGAAGTACAGAAATATATGCAAAGCTTGATGAACTGAGTGACCTATTGAAGAAAGCTGGATATGTTCCTATGGTTGAGATTGACCTCCATGACGTTGAACGAAGTGAAAAGGAGCAGCTTCTATACCACCACAGCGAGAAACTAGCAGTGGCTTTTGGTTTAATTGCTACCCCACCAGGTGCTCCAATTAGAGTGAAAAAGAATCTTCGAATTTGTTTTGACTGCCATACTGTGCTCAAGTTCATTTCTAAAATAGTCTCCAGGGAGATAATTGTCAGAGATACCAACAGATTCCACCATTTTAGAGATGGTTCGTGTTCTTGCGGGGATTATTGGTAA